The DNA segment TGTGATTTATATTTAATACATCTCTAATTTCCACATATGATATAAATTTAATCTATCTCTAATTCCTACAAATGATTTAAATTTAATCTTTCTTTAATTTCTACATATGATTGAAGACATTGGCTATGGAGGTATACCACTTTTTGAAGAGGGTGATTACTTTTACATCATTGACTAAAAAACTGATTTAAAATGTTTCTGTTAAAGGCACTGTCAATTTTTATGGACTTGATCATTCCATCATGGTGGTGTCTGTATTTGTGGaggtaatgtttgtttgttttttccaATTAATGAAAAATAATCAAGTTTGTTTTTGAATTATTAACTCATATGATTTATGTCATCACAGATATTAGAATTGCCAATGCAGCTAATTAAACAGCCACAACTGAGTAGAAGTTTGACAGATTTAATAGTCATCGCATTCTGAACCTTCTATTCactttgattatatatatatatatatatatatatatatatatatatatatatatatatatatatatatatatatatatatatatataactgagCTGCTATCTCTTTTTCTTTGCTTTCTTAATATTTTCTAAGGATGTacatgatttaaaataaaaacgtaatgtatacatacatatatatatatatatatatatatatatatatatatatatatatatatatatataaggagggttatattgactccaagagtaagttataataacttactccacatcttgaccattaattcttttcaatctaatggttaaaaataataaagaatggttttctctttccacatttaatgacttattatttttaaccattagattgaaaagaataaatggtcaagatgtggagtaagctataataacttactcttggagtcaatataacccttctcactctctctctctctctctctctctctctctctctctctctctctctctctctctctctctctctctctctctctctctctctctttctctctctctctctctctctctctctctctctctctctctctctctctctctctctatatatatatatatatatatatatatatatatataaagttacaGTATTAATATAATgaaaagtaatatatatatatatatatatatatatatatatatatatatatatatatatatatataccgtcATAATGTATATTAAttgaaatttatatttatatttgattagttatttcttttatatttgtatctaactttttttcttcattcttaTTGCATAaatattgtatgatattttttttattaatcataccatttattttaaatttttactcTTATATAGATATAGAAGATTTTATATACTTTAGCTTTTAGCGACATGAAATGTATGGGCAAAGAAGACGTGGTCCTTATGTGTCAAAGAAAACTTGAAATAAATTGGTTCATATATttttggcttaaatgcacttttgaccccccctattttcattttaatgaaCTTTTGATCCCCCATTTTCAAAATTCCTTATTTTGATCCCCAAACATTCAATTTTTTGGCAATTTTAGAGCCCCtctccaaaaatgcatatgtggcAGTGGGAATTGCTGAGTTGGCTAAAATTACATATGCCACGTAAtttcattaatttaatttataattttaaatacaaaacataatcatttatttaatttataattttaaatacaaaACAATTTCTGAACaaactaaataatattaattctttttttataaatCAGAAACTTGTCCACCTTTCTTCATCTTGTTCGTGAAATCCTTGACCTAAGATCTTCATTTTCCAGCATACCATATCTTGTACCCCTAAACGTATTCCTTTTCGTTTTCGTTTTTATAAAACCCAAACGTATTCCTTTTCGTTTTCCAGCCATGTCCATGTCTCATTATTCTGAAGCAAGTAGTCGAACAAAATCCCCTTCCGTCCATGGCGAATGTAGGTGTGGTCTTGATGCACCTTTAATGACTTCTTGGACTGATTCTAACCCAGGACGTCGTTTTTACGGTTGTGGGATGTACAAGGTAAGCATCTCCTATTCTATAATTTTTAGTTGTGAGAATAACCCTAAATTCCATCCTAAATTGCATCTGTAAATTTCTGTAGATTCAGGGGTACAAGAGATGTAATCATTTTGTTTGGTATGATGAAGAGCTGGGCCCTAGAGCAAAAGAGATGATTTCAACATTGAAACAGAAACTGAAAATTGCAAATCTCAAAATTGATGCAGCCAAGATCCAAGAAGATGAAATGAGCAAGAAGATCAGGAATTTGAACATGAGGATAATGTATTTGAAGCTTTCGATTGCGTCCATTGTCGTGTTAGTAGTGGGATTAGTGTTAGGATTTGTAATGAACTAGATTGATGTTAAATGAGACAAGTTTGATGTATCAGTATCAGTCTCAATTTCTAATTGTAACACTTTTGATTAATTATGAGACAAGTTGTACTATTATGGTTATCAATGAGATCAGTTTGTTGCACAATTTGTATCACTGTTTTTAGCTCCAGGGGAAAAACATGCTTTTTGACAGTTTTGCACTAaacttccaccagtggaagttaCCTTTAAAACCTGCTGAAAATGCTTTTTGACAGTTTTTGCACTAAACCTCCACCAGTGGAAGTTACCTTCAAAATATGCTAAAAATGCTTTTTGACAGTTTTTGCACTAATCTTCCACCAGTGCAAGTTACCTTCAAAATATGTTAAAAATGCTTTTTGACAGTTTTTGCACCAGTGCAAGTTGCCTCATGAATCTTTTCTTTGTTACTAAACACCATACCTAGCTCAAACTTTGAGGAATCACGCTTAAAAGAAGGAAACTTTTCTATTTCATCATCATTGTCACTCTCATTAGGTGTGTGCAATACATCAGAATCATAATCCTCCTTAGAATATATATCCTTGGCATTATCCTCATCACCTTGAATGATAGTTGTCCAGTCCAATTCCATATCTTGTCCTTCATCCTCACTTTCAGGAACACACTCATTCAAGTCATGACTATAACTACTCATCTCACTCTCAGTTGCAACAtactcttcatcatcatcctcaacttcagcatcaacATGTTCCTTTTCAACTTCAGTATCAACATGCTCCTTTTCAACTTCGGTATCAACATTCTCCTTTTCAACTTCATCATCAACATACTCCTTTTCAACTTCAACATCAGATTCAGCTTCATCATCAGCATAGTTTGGACAGCCATCAACATAATCCTCGACAACAGGAGTCACTTCTATTGTGTGCTCAACATATACATCCACCAATTGAAAACCCTTAATATCATCAACAAACTTAAGCACATCTTTATCGCAGTTTAAGGGTCTAAGGCCACGACTAAAGCTAAACTTAGGGTTCCAGTACCACATACATTTGATATTACAATATccctctgttagaacaagatttgttctgatcaatattcttagttttgatgataacaaggatatgaattttgtgtgagataatgtggtactctaatacattgcaatttccctttcaggaaatatataaagagtatgcacaaatcagcgctcagaagctttgtctcagaaggttcagcatgcaacatcagaacatggtctggcaagacatcagaagatggtcaaggcagaattagaacatgggtctatggaagcatcagaagaacttgaggtcagaagcagaagcactgaagttctcatggtatcacgctcagaagcacttcaaggtcagaagacaagaagatgctatgcaccaagctgtttgactctgatgatattcaaatattatattcaaacatcagatcagaagaaagtacaggtggcaggctacgctgactgacaaaaggaacgttggaagctattaaaggcaacgtcagtagacacagcgtgaacaaggctcgaggtagttgacaaaagcgtgaaacattaaatgcaaagctgtacggaatacgcaaatcattaaatgcgctcaacggtcatcttctcaaacgcctataaatatgaagttctgatgagaagcaaggttgacgattttgaaagaactaactctgaaagacttgctgaaacgctgttcaattcaaagctcagaaacttcatcttcatcaaagctcactacattgctgttgtaatatattagtgagattaagcttaaacgttgagagaaatatcactgttgtgattatagcttttcagaagcatttgtaatactcttatttgattacattaatttgtaagtaactagagtgatcaagtgttgatcaggatactctaggaagtcttagcttgtgtctaagcagttgtaattagagtgatcacgtggtggtcaggatactctaagaaagtcttagcttgtgtctaagcatttgttcctggagtgatcaggttgtgatcaggatactctagaagacttagtcgcggactaagtggaaaaccattataatctgttgagattagtggattaaatcctcaggtgaggtaaatcactccgtgggggtggactggagtagtttagttaacaacgaaccaggataaaaaataactgtgcatattgtttttatcgttcaagtttttagactacacttattcaaacccccccccctttctaagtgtttttctatccttcaattggcatcagagcgccggttctaaggtgcaagcacttaactgtgtttagaaaagattcaggaagagaaaaacgcttcagtaaaagatggctggtgaaattccaacaaatccaactccatctacatctggctctgctgagcaatacaatggtaacaatggttatactagaccaccaatattcgatggtgaaaactttgaatattggaaagataaactggaaagttactttcttggtctagatgctgatctatgggatcttctgttggatggttacaaacatcctgttaaagctactggtgtaaggctcacgagaagcgaaatgaatgatgatcaaaagaaagatttcaagaatcatcacaaatgcaggactgttttgctgaatgctatctctcatgctgagtatgagaagatatctaacagggaaacggcccatgacatatatgagtccttgaagatgactcatgaaggaaatgctcaagtcaaggagaccaaagctcttgctctaatccagaagtatgaagccttcaagatggaggatgatgaagacattgaaaagatgttttcaagatttcaaactctgactgctggattgagagttctcgacaaaggctacaccaaggctgatcatgtaaagaaaatcatcagaagcttacccagaagatggggtccaatggtgactgcattcaagattgccaagaatatgaatgaagtttctttggaagagcttatcagtgccttgagaagccatgaaattgagctggacgcaaacgagcctcagaagaaaggtaagtctgttgcattaaaatctaatattaaaaaatgcactaacgcttttcaggctagagaagaagatcctgaagaatcagaatctgaagaagaagatgaactgtccatgatctccagaagggtaaaccaactctggaagagcaagcaaaggaagttcagaggcttcagaagttcaaagagatttgaacgtggagaatcttctggtgacagaagatctgacaagaagaaggttgtctgctatgagtgcaatgagcctgtacattacaagaatgagtgtctgaaacttcagaaggagaatcccaagaaaaagtttcataagaagaaaggtcttatggcaacatgggatgattctgaatcagaatcaggatcagactctgaaggagagcaggcaaactttgcgctaatggcgacagaagatgatggatcagaatctacattagaatcagattctgaagaggtattttctgaactatctagagaagagttagtttccagtctaacagagattcttgaattaaaagctcatcttagtatcaaatacaaaaagcttaaaaagcaatttgaatttgaaaccaaGAAGCTttagttggaaaattctgaattaaaagaaaaagttttaaaattatccaataatgttggatctccttctgattcataaaaatccactcccagtctgaatcatattctgaaagaatatgatttaagtttcaggaagttcttatctagaagtattggcagaagtcagctagcttctatgatatatgctgtgtctgggaacaagagagttggcattggttattgaaggatagaaaaacacttagaaagggggggtttgaataagtgtagctttaaaaacttgacagataaaaataaattgcacagttatttttatcctggttcgttgttaactaaactactccagtccacccccgcagagatgatttacctcaactgaggatttaatccactaatcgcacggattacaatggttctccacttagtcagcaactaagtcttccagagtcttctgatcacacactgatcactccaggaacaactgcttagataccctctaagacttttctagagtattctgatccacacgatcactctagttacaacctgcttagataacctctaagacttcctagagtatactgatccacacgatcactctagttccttacaacttaatgtaatcaattctaagagtattacaattgcttcttaaaagctataatcacaaactgtgatatttctcttaacgtttaagcttaatctcactaatatattacaacagcaatgtagtgagctttgatgaagatgaagattctgagctttgaatagaacagagtttcagcaagttaatatgagttgttttgtgtagaatcgttaaccttgcttctcatcagaacttcatatttataggcgttggagaagatgaccgttgagtgcatttaatgctttgcgtgttctgtacagcatcgcatttaatgttatacgcttttgtcaactacctcgagccttgttcacgctgtgtctactgacgttgcctttagtagcttttaacgttccttttgtcagtcagcgtagcttgccacgtgtacttccttctgatctgatgtttgtgaatacaacgtttgaatatcatcagagtcaaacagcttggtgcaaagcatcttctgatcttctgaccttgaagtgcttctgagcgtgataccatcagaacttcagtgcttctgatctcatgttcttctgatgcttccatagacccatgttctgattctgcttcgaccatcttctgatgtcttgccagaccatgttctgatgttgcatgctgaacccttgagacaaagcttctgagcgctgaattatgcatactctttatatatttcctgaaaaggaaattgcattggattagagtaccatattatcttaagcaaaattcatattattgttatcatctaaactaagataattgatcagaacaaatcttgttctaacaatctccccctttttgatgatgacaaaaacatatataaatggtatgaatttgcgatcagaaagagcagacggcaaaagacaaattacacagctatagcataagcatatgaatatgtctccccctgagattaacaatctccccctgagataaataatctccccctgaaataaatactcgaagaactttaataaaagacttccctgattatttcggtagagacgatcacataagcttctgtcttcagagaattcatagcttctgacttctgcttccattggacagcttcagaactagaatttctttagatccctagaacactcacagcttctgattcctgcttccatctaggacagcttcagaacttgaatttctttgatcttcagaacattcacagcttctgatttctgcttccatttaggacagcttcagaacttgaatttctttgatcttcagaacattcacagcttctgatttctgcttccatttaggacagcttcagaacttgagttttctggatctttggaacaatcacagcttctgatttctgcttccctcggatagcttcagagctttgaatttcttccaacatcacttcatgctagatttgtatcagaacattgttgaatgtaccagagcatcatcagagcatctctacatcctgaaatgttacagaacaaaaactaaacgacaaaagtcagcatgaacgagtatcagagccatataggctaaaataatgttatcagagcaaatagaattttgtcagagcaaatagacaaatatggatcaaattctattatcagtgcttctgattcattcttctttcttgcttctgatttctgaagcttgacagcactcagcttgcttcagtttccatgagtttattctttttacagaataacacttcttatggttttgcttcttgtgtttgctttgaagattctcttcacttctttatacctgcaaaacacttaaaccatatagaacttgcagttcttgttagtaaataggtgggagctttacccagcaactgatagattaatcaaatcatttatcatttatctttctccccctttttgtcataacatcaaaaagaaaaaagattcagagacaaacaaaacgaaacacacagaggaagaagatgatttcattgaagttcaaacagcaggttcaGAAGTGCATggagataagtaagatcagatgcacaaaaaacagatgcaacgaaaaaaagaaacaacacagactcaatctaagatggccctagccttgacaagatcttggccagcatctcttgaacctcattgttgtgtccatcttgcctcaccatgaaagctctgtactcatcattgagtgagctttgctcatcctgtttcctctgaatttcttccagagtccttgcaagacgagaagattcatcagaagaagcttcaccgctttcaaccacaggaatagcaacttgatctgtagcttccatggatagatcatttgcagggatttcttcaacaggatctgattcagcaacatgatcttcagcatctgctccttgcatagaagcatctccatattctgcagcaggaatttccgagtctccattctcaagtgcctgaagaatggcagctagattcctgggagcagaaggaccttcaacttctggtgggtcaataacttctggaatgaccaagcttgggtctttctcagaagggttttccctcagatagtcaaaaagagtcttgaaatctccgagcagaacaggataatcaggaataaagataacaagatccctgcatggatttgcttccatttcagcagccagtcttgctacttccaattcatccacaaagggcttctcctcagcagcaacacaatttctgagaggatggtagtatataccattatcatcctccagaaggtaaccagggtaaccaggggcagcagccactagtcttttctgtactcccattgcttctacttgaaaatccttgcgaaatcttctccagagatttcttgtagaaacatcatccagaccatttagaaatgcatccttcagaaggtctagactgctaatcacctcatgtctgaaaagttccaggtaggtatagggttcaggttcaggcggattgaaggtgaatttgtagtcaggatagagaagacagtaaggtttggattttctggtaggtaagggatgggatatagaaggtggaggtgcggtggatgaggaagaagggatatctgagagaatgattgatgaggatggaatatctgaaatgatagattgagacgaggatggagtatttgtaaagggaattggtgagaaagatttatcagaaggagttgggggaagaatacttaaagg comes from the Vicia villosa cultivar HV-30 ecotype Madison, WI unplaced genomic scaffold, Vvil1.0 ctg.000938F_1_1, whole genome shotgun sequence genome and includes:
- the LOC131632355 gene encoding uncharacterized protein At4g04775-like; the encoded protein is MSMSHYSEASSRTKSPSVHGECRCGLDAPLMTSWTDSNPGRRFYGCGMYKIQGYKRCNHFVWYDEELGPRAKEMISTLKQKLKIANLKIDAAKIQEDEMSKKIRNLNMRIMYLKLSIASIVVLVVGLVLGFVMN